AGGACTTAAAAACTCCCGGTGAAAGGGCCTGATGGGGACAATCATAGATGCATTTCAAACACCACATGCAATTAGATCCAAACTTTGGGACGCCGTTCTGGATCTTAATGTTATTAGCTGGACATTTTTTTGCACATAGACCACATTGGGTACATTCTTTTGAGGCATGGATAGATAAGCCGAAGATTTTTGCACCAAAGTGCTCTGCTTTGCCTATAAATGCAAAAAAATAATCAAGAACCCGGGTCTTTGTAAGGTGTATTTTACCTGATAAAATCTCTGTGATGGCCTGGGTTACTTTTAGCGGAATGACATTAAGCAATTGGAGATTTAACTGGTAATCCGCCTGAGAAGCATAATTAGACGGCATAACAAACATTTTTTCATAGATTATATGATATCCCTTTTTTGCCAGCAAACGCTTACCGTGAACGCGGCAGGCGGTATTGGGTGAGATTTCACCCCCGCCGGAAACTGAGATAACTGCGGCAGGCATATTCTGTGCTTTGGGCAGATTCTTTATCCAGTGTTCCACGATAGAAGCCAGCCTGAAGGCGTATACAGGAGAGAAGA
This genomic stretch from Lacrimispora sphenoides harbors:
- a CDS encoding EFR1 family ferrodoxin (N-terminal region resembles flavodoxins. C-terminal ferrodoxin region binds two 4Fe-4S clusters.) produces the protein MKDRKRKVKTVTLAYFSGTGGTKAIVSCFETQFIKSGIHVNVIDISCCNTYHEEKAPDLLIIFSPVYAFRLASIVEHWIKNLPKAQNMPAAVISVSGGGEISPNTACRVHGKRLLAKKGYHIIYEKMFVMPSNYASQADYQLNLQLLNVIPLKVTQAITEILSGKIHLTKTRVLDYFFAFIGKAEHFGAKIFGLSIHASKECTQCGLCAKKCPANNIKIQNGVPKFGSNCMWCLKCIYDCPHQALSPGVFKSSVLKDGYNLTEMSEKAKTQLDPEYQPSGSILWQGVIDYLKN